The genomic region ATCATCATTTGGATTCTCCAATTCCACAGCTCCATTCGGATATACATGCTTTATCAcaaaaggtcccgaccattttgGTTTCAACTTCCCAGGAAATAACTATAGccgtgaattaaataataacaccTGCTGCCCCGGGTTGAAAACTCTCTTTACTAGCTTtatatcatgataaaatttcaccttttctttataactccTGGATGAGTCATATGCACGTAACCGCATCTCTTCAACCTCTAACAATTTACTTCTACGTTTGCTTTGAGTCTCATGAggatcaaagtttaaaaatttcaaagcccacaaagcctTATGTTCCATCTCTACTGGCAAATGACATGTTTTCTCATATACCATATGAAAAGGTTATAACCCCATGGAAGTCTTCATAGTTGTCCTGTATGCCCAAAGAGTCATCTAATTTATGTGACCAATCTCTCCGTGAAAAAGCAACTGACTTCTCTAATATCCTCTTGATTTCGctgttagaaacttcagcttgaccatttgtttgcggatgataaggtgcaacCACTTTATGTTTCACCACATAATGTCTAAGTACCTTGGTAAGCTGaacattacaaaaataagaCCCCCTCATCACTTATAAGTACCCTGGGGGTTCCAAAACGAGAGAAAATTTgccttttcaaaaatttaatcacCGTGTTCGCATCATTCTTGGGACATGCTAgagcttcaacccatttactcacataatcaacaaccaccaaaatatattcattattaaaagatggtggaaaaggcccaacaaaatcaataccccaacaatccaaaacttcaacttccaaaataccCTATAATGGCATCTCATGCCTTCTTGAAATAGCTGTTGTCCTTTGACATTTGtcacaattcctagcatgattatgagcgtctttaaacaaagtaggccaataaaatcctgactgAAGAATTTTTGCAGTCGTTCGCTCTCCATCATAATGACCtccataaggagaattatgacaatgccaaaggaTCCCTTCTGCTTCTTCCTTCGTTACACATCTTCTCaaaagattatctgctccaatcTTGAATAAATACGGATCATCCCATATAAACTGCTTATCATCAGAATAAAACTTCTTCCTCTGTTGCCAATTTAATTCCTCATGAATAACACCTGcagctttaaaattagccatatcagcaaaccatgaCCTCTGTTGAATGtataaaagagtttcatctgaaaaagactcccagatttctttctccttccttgTTACTTCAGTATTGACTAACTGAGATAAATGACCAACAATTAAGTTTTCACTTTCCTTTTTATCACGAATCTCCACATCAAACTCTTGTAACAAAAGCACCCACCTGATTAACCGTGGCTTTAGGTCTGGCTTTGTCAACAAGTATTTTATAGTTGCATGATCCGTATAAATTATCACTTTAGATCCAATaagataagatctaaatttctTTAGTGCATAGACTATAGCCAAAAATTCTTTCTTTGTAGTAGCATAATTCAAATGGGCttcattcaaaactttactagcatagtaaatagcatgaaataccttttctcttctttggcCCAACACAACACCTATGGCATAATCACTGGCATAACACATAAGCTTAAAGTCTTTATTCCAATTTGGAGCTACAATTATTGGAGCAGAAATCAAGCTTTTCTTGAGGACATCAAAAGCTTTCAAACATTCTGGACTCATCTCAAACAGTGTATCCTTAACAAGCAGATTACTCAGTGGTttagcaatctttgaaaaatctttaatgAATCTCCGATAAAACCCAACATGACCCATGAAACTCCGGATTCCTTTTACATTTGTTGGTGGTGGAAGTTTTTCGATAACCTCCACTTTTGCCTTGTCTACTTCAATCCTCCTGGGTGAAATCTTGTGTCCTAACACTATTCCTTCTGTAACCATAAAATGGCATTTCTCCCAATTCAacacaagatttgtttgaacacaccTTTTAAGAACAACATCCAGATTGATCACACATCTTTGAAAAGAATCTCTGaacactgaaaaatcatccatgaagacttctatgcttttctccataaaCTCTGCgaagattgcttgcatacaaCTTTGGAATGTAGCAGGAgaattacataatccaaatggcttTTTTCTAtaggcaaatataccaaaaggacatgtaaagGCTATTTTTTCGTGATCTTCAGGAtccaccacaatttgattatatccataATAGTCATCAAAGAAGCAATAATATGATTGTCCAACCAATCTTTCTAGCATctggtccataaaaggtaaaggaaaatgatccttTTTGGTAGCTATATTTAACTTTCTATAGTCAATACACATCCGCCACCCAGAAACTATTCGTGTAGGGATCagttcatttttctcattatgaatCACCGTCATTCCCCCTTTCTTCAGAACTACTTGAACTAGACTCACCCATTTACTATCAGAGATTGGATAAATGATTCCTGCTTCTAATAAATTCAAcacttcctttctcacaacttcctTCATAACAGGATTCAGTCTCTTTTGCGGCTGAGCTACCGACCTATAATCATTCTCCATaagaattctatgcatacaGTATGTGGGGCTTATACCCTTAAGATCTGCAATTGACCAGCCTATAACACCCTTATTTGCTTTTAAATCTTCCAccaacttcttttcttcttctagagATAATGAAGTACTAATAATAATTGGCTTTCCTCCATTATCTTCcagaaatacatattttaagtGTGGTGGTAGCTCCTTCAATTCAAGCTTGCTCTCTTTCACTTTCCCTCTGGggtcaattttttcaaaactagcCTTCTCTGTTGACATTTCCTTTATTGCCTCCAAGTCACGAacacattcttcaatcattttatccTCCTCTTCATGTAAATATTCACATTCATTAATGAGAGTCCTCTCCAATACAGATGCATTTCGCATTCTCTTTTCTTGCAGCATACAAAGTTCTTCTGTAATGTCTATTTGGAAGCATGACTTATCATATTTAGGATTCGACATTGCTTGAAAAACGTCAAAATTTACCTCTTCATCCTGTACTCTGACTTTCAGCTTACCattttcaacatcaattaatatCCTGGCTGTCTTCATAAAAGGTTTTCCAAGAATCAAAGATGCATCTCCgttttcctccatctccataataacaaaatccaccgggaataaaaatttatcaaccttgactatcacatcttcagccactccatatggatatttaaaatatctgtCTGTCAATTGAAGAGTCATCATCTTTGGCTTAAGTTCTAATCCTCTTATCTTTTTGAACATAGAAAGAGGAATTAAATTAATGCTAGCTCCCAGATCAATCAAAGCATTCCCcacttctaactctccaatgGTGCATGGAATGGTAAAGCTCCTtggatcttgtaatttaggaggtaatcTCCTTTGTATAACTGCACTACAGtttccttgcacttcaatggtttccttcTCAGCATACTTCCTCTTTGGCATATGATggcatttgctgaagtgcctcagaaaacggtatggttatttccaacttCCTAAAAATCTCCATGAAGCGCTCAAACTGCTTTTCCTTCTCCCTCCTAGAGTATGTCTTTCGATAGGGCAAAGGTTTAACATACTccctttcttttaattatacaaCCTCTTCTTCTTGACTATTATCCCCATCtctaaaatttttattcatcatattttttcCTTCTCACTTTCCTCTCTCTGATCACTCTTTTTTtcaacactttctttttctgcCTCTCTTTTCTCAACTTTTCTCTCCTCCAATACTCTCCCACTTTTGGTAATAATCTCACATGCTTCTCTCACATCCCTTTTCTCCACATGGTCAACATATAACACACTGCTATTCACAACTCTCTGAAAGATCTCTTCAGATTCTGCATTCCTTTGTATTGGCATGAATTGAGGCTGCTCTGAGATTCTTGAAGCTGTTATAATTTCCTGTGGTAAAGCagataatttttacataattatctCCAAAGCTGAGCAATTATCTTGTTATGCTCCATTATTAAACTATGATTCTGTGACACTGAAGTTTTCTGAACATAATCAGCACTTTCACTATGCGTTTCCTCATTATCTGTCATACTCTCAATCAGAtcataagcctcatcctcagtcttcctCTTTATGTCACCTCTGGCTGCAACatttaacatcatctttgattgcatatttaaacctccaaggaatgcaagaacTATAGTCGTAttgtcaaacccatggactggtgtcttcctcaataagcctttaaatctttcccaggcttgaccgagagtctcctccatgcccTATTTAAATGAGGAGATTTCCAAGCTTCCTTGAGTGACTTTTGACTGTGGGAAATATTTATTCACAAACTTTGCTGCCACATTCTCCCACGTAGTAAACGTTCCCTCTGGAAAGGAGTTCAACCATGTCTTAGCactgcctcccaatgagaaaggaaatagGCTAAGCTTTACTCGTTCATTTGATACTCCATTCATCTTGACAGTATTAcaaatttcactaaacgttgtcaaatgatcataagggttctcatttaaaaaattttgaaattgattgcCCTGCACAAGATGTATCAatgcagggttcatcaccatgttggttgtattATCTGTTGGCATGGCTATACTGGTGAAGTGAAACGGGCCCACAACATTAGATGCATCTCCAAGAGTATGTCTGGGAGGAGGTTACTCATTTTTCATCTCTTCTGAATCTAGTGTATGAGCTTTTGGTGAGGGTTGCAATAATatttcaggagaaggaaacaactccctagatgggcgtctaaCTCTCCTTCCTCTCCTGTCTGATATTCCTTCAAGAAGCGGTTGCTAGCTTTTCTTACTCCTAGTATGTAtagcttcctgcatacacaagaaacaaataccctagtagcacttttatataaaataaaaaaaaaataaaacaaaaacaaaatatatacaaacaagtcaaattaaatcaatttacactactagataagttaaaccacgagtccccgacaacgacaccaaaaacttgttaagtccctggcaagtgtatcagatcgttatcaagtaatataaaatgggtaagtccgagtatcgttttcccaaaggactcttaggccttaactttcatgtaaatagatcgcataagacttgagaaagaaattgattttaggttttgtatgNNNNNNNNNNNNNNNNNNNNNNNNNNNNNNNNNNNNNNNNNNNNNNNNNNNNNNNNNNNNNNNNNNNNNNNNNNNNNNNNNNNNNNNNNNNNNNNNNNNNNNNNNNNNNNNNNNNNNNNNNNNNNNNNNNNNNNNNNNNNNNNNNNNNNNNNNNNNNNNNNNNNNNNNNNNNNNNNNNNNNNNNNNNNNNNNNNNNNNNNNNNNNNNNNNNNNNNNNNNNNNNNNNNNNNNNNNNNNNNNNNNNNNNNNNNNNNNNNNNNNNNNNNNNNNNNNNNNNNNNNNNNNNNNNNNNNNNNNNNNNNNNNNNNNNNNNNNNNNNNNNNNNNNNNNNNNNNNNNNNNNNNNNNNNNNNNNNNNNNNNNNNNNNNNNNNNNNNNNNNNNNNNNNNNNNNNNNNNNNNNNNNNNNNNNNNNNNNNNNNNNNNNNNNNNNNNNNNNNNNNNNNNNNNNNNNNNNNNNNNNNNNNNNNNNNNNNNNNNNNNNNNNNNNNNNNNNNNNNNNNNNNNNNNNNNNNNNNNNNNNNNNNNNNNNNNNNNNNNNNNNNNNNNNNNNNNNNNNNNNNNNNNNNNNNNNNNNNNNNNNNNNNNNNNNNNNNNNNNNNNNNNNatataaagaaaataagaattttgatataagagagtttcaaaagattacattgttccccaacaacaaagggtttagttcaccatggacatggtgaagctagatgaaatacaatgaaagaatggaagaataaactcTAAATTTGGtatattggagcctaagcatccaaggaacctcctccaaggtgtgtagaactactctggacgtctctgcctgccaaaagattactttggaAATCGCAcggggtctatttatagaccaaaaaagtaacagaatttaagcccaagcccagtagacGACCGCTCAGCTCCTAATTtaaccgctcagtggtttctCTTAAATCGTGCCACTGCTCAACGGTCAATATCACCGCTCAGCtatttgcctctaatcgctctggacgctcagcgttggattTGGGCActgagcggttcacttgactcttcttttcatcctttttcttcttctttcatgagtaTAAGTCCACCTTgtttcacttccatcttcaattcacatcaaaaccctgcaaaacaatgtgaaacaagcataatatctctaaaaccaacttttgactctcacatgactcaactaagtgttttacttgattctaagctcattctaagccacaaagggtgtgttttgatatcaaattaaagcatgaaaataacgatttttagaccgttatcaggtagcaagtgaatttttttttcaggtcTGGTTGTAGGTAAGCACTATATGTGTCCAACCCGATCTGTTGTCATCCCTAAAACCAAGTCTCCTTCATTGAAGATGATCTCTTTCTTCCCcttattgttatattttgtgTATCTCTCATTTTGTTGTTAAATTTGGTTCTTGATCCTCTCatgtaattcttttataaattttgatttatataccccttcttgatgaacaaaatcaaatgCAATAGGAAGAGGTAGTAAATTCGTGGATGTAAGAGGATTGAAAccataaacaacttcaaaaggaaAGATTTTAGTAATTCTATAAACcaggctttgataccatatgATGACTAGGTCTAAAATTTTGGAAGGTCATGAATTAGTGAGCACGCACCAAGGAAACTCGAACAGAAAGCTAGGCACAACGAATATGAAGGTTTATGGTTGAATGGATGAATTGAAGTGCTTATGGAAGTGGTTCTAGCTCAAGAGGCCTACCATttatggaaggaagctagaggggTAGAGGGAGAAGCAATAGGAAAGGACTTTAGAGCAAGAGGGAGACTGGAGTGTTTTCAACAACATAACTCTATATATCATCCGAAAGTGAAAATACAAGAAAGGGAGGTGCTTCATTTATAGCAAATTCAACACCCATGCTCAAGCTCCTATGATAGGTTGATGATCAGTCGTGATTTATGGATCAAATGCAACATATACAAGCATGGAACATttgttacatttaaaaaaaaaaacactacaaACACATACTTAAATCACACTCCACGCGTAACCGTTGGGTGCATAAGGTTTTGCGCTGAGCGCAATTTTAATGGGTTGAAAACATGTTTTGCTTTATTCATGGACGAAGATGGTTGAAGATGGGCCTCTTGTGAATGAAAGTGAACATATAAGGCTTAAACCTCTTTTGATGTATCTTCAAGATCTTGTTGAATCTTCTTTACTATTCTACGAGTAATGGATCCTTGAATGGATTGTGGGCTTGAATCCGAGTCATCAATAAAGAGAAAGGAGCAAGATCACAACAACAACTATCTCCATATAGACAATAACCCCTTTGAACAACATTGTTCATCTGTACCATGTAGAGATAGTGTTAGGGACTACTACAAGGATTAAAGTAACTGTAGTTATGTATGtcttattaaatatgttttcccTTACAATTTagttgtttgaattttttgaattaagACCAAATTGGATGATTCAATGACAGAGTGTTTTTACAATGTACATGTCTTAACCACGACATAAGTGGACTTCTTTTACAGTTAAATTGtgcaacttttttcttttcatttgtatATATACGGGTTGCGTTACCCCATgtattcaattatatttataaatacttatacattgctaataaataaaatacaaaagttaactttttggttaaattagttatttagtcctaattttgattgaaataGTTAAAGTagatctctttattttttttttctcaattaagtcaattttttatttttgaaaaatatatgcaaTTAGATAACTTTTGttaatagtatatttattaGTGTTGTTGTCTTATATTTCAATccctatatttatttattggattaaatatgtttttaatctctatattttggggcgattttggttttagtctctctttcgaactaaggtacaatttagtccttcaactttaaaaaactccggttttagtcttttttatcaaaattttttaacttcatttgctgtttcaagcacgtttcattatagcatatggattgtttacactgtttgatacatttttgcttcaatgttaactgagaaacgcgtttgaaataacaaataaagttaaaaatatttggtaaaaggactaaaaccagtgTTTTCTAAAGtcgaaagactaaattgtaccttagtttgaaagagagactaaaaccaaaatagccccaaagtatagggactaaaaacatatttaacccttatttattttattcaatttagtttcacttttattaaaactaaaagtgAAACAatagtatcattatccattgaaaccatttttttataaagattatacttacatttttattaaaatttaaaattttgttaaatatttatgaaattatttttaaaccaaatctatcatattattatatttcatttcctTAAATTACGTTTAAtcttataacaaatatttattaataaaatggtattgctaaatacttattttttaaaattaaacttaaatttatttaataaatatataaaaatctagcaaaaaaataaatgtttttagtacgttttatattattgaatttcttCCTTAACATTTCGAAAgtatatatttaactattttacgtttaattaataaaaacttgtttaaaattaatttatttaaatggaaCTCAATAATacaatttcgatccattcctaaattttaccaaattacaattatacaatttttttatataaaattatcaatttaatcatacattcaattcagtcatacaatcatacaatcatacaattaataataagcattcaaatgatcaattttttattattgaaaattttaaaagattcattatttgtaaaattttaaatataaacatgttattattattactttttaattcttattataaagtattattccaaactaaaaatatagaataaatgatattttttaccATCTATGGAGGAAAGCTCGCGTGAGAGGATGGCTGGCGTCAATGGAGGAAAGCTCACAACAGAGAGGCGACACGACGGAGACGGCGCGGAGAGGATGCTTTCGTTTTCTGAAACTGATCGCGTGAGGAGGAAAActgttcaaagtttttttttaaccatCAGAAGAGCatctgccgcggttctacacttaaccgcggcataaagggggaataggccgcggttctacactaaaccgcggcctattcattttaaaaaaataatacaaaatggcatttttgaaattctttttaccttatatgccgcggttcagcacccaaccgcggcatatactctgaaaattttaaaatttactcagacTAGGGAATAGGCCGTGGTTGGCCAGAGaactgcggcctattccccaacgttcagaatcccCTTAACTGCCTCCCAACTgctttttggggaatgtcagcccctgcaataaattgacaagggaataggccgcggttctctgaccaaccgcggcctattcccctgtcaatttattgcaggagctgactgatggggaatgtcagcaggtagcagggggaataggccgcagttctctgaccaaccgcggcctattcccctgtcattaaatttttttccctgacgtggagtcaaaggggttggttgacaggggtatatgccgcggttatgtggggaaccacgacatataagttcaatttatttacaaaagtgccaccgcgcagcattatgctgcgatttctggtgaaccgtggcataatgtgtgCTATATAATCCCCTTTTTTACTAGTGTTAgacttatttaaaaatgatttcaataatatttaataaattatatattttaataaaaaatttaatataacatttatataaaaaataaatttagttttaatttttcgtttaaaaaaaatagactgaattaaataaaataaataaatataaaaagtaaattgaatataagattaagggttaaatatgtttttagtccctatactttggagcgattttggttttagtccattttcaaactatggtacaatttagtccttcaactttagaaaactctggttttagtcttttttaccaattttttttaactttattagttctttcaaacacgtttcgttatagcatttggattgtttacactgtttgacacatttttgcttcaatgttaactacgaaacgtgtttgaaagaacaaataaagttaaaaaaaaattggtaaaaaagactaaaaccagagttttctaaagttgaaggactaaattgtaccatagtttaaaaatggactaaaaccaaaatcgcccaaaagcatagagactaaaaacatatttaaccctaatattAACATGCAATGTTAACATTGACACGCACTATTGTTACATCatattaataatgttacatgagacaatattacaaaaaattaaaatagataattaaataaaaaagtaaaaatcaaaataaagataaccaaatagaaaagtaaagaaaaacttataatttgaCATGTATTGTAACATTGTTGGTAGGGATTTGATGgaaataacttaatttaatcaataaaaattgagatttaattgagaaataaaaagCTTAGTTCAACtatttcaatcaaaattaaaacgaaaggacaaattaaccatttttttaataattattttaccctTACCATTAATGccaattttcgtttttttttgcTAATAATTTTTTCCTTGTGAGACGACAACTAACATAGAAAGTTCTTTATATCAAGTAATACGTTACTTGGCGAAGAAAACAATTTTCGCGACCAATTGATGTagaaaaatcatacaaatttaCCACTGCATATTTTCtttcgttaattttttttcttatgacaTTTAATTCTATACtactacatattttttatatttaactaaaatagaataatagtGTTGAAAtggtatttaattaaaaataaatatattattaaaagttatacagtttttgtaataattattttaaaaatatatgtagaaGGATtgataatgtaatttttttatatatatttaattaaactcaAGATCTTAACTTTTAACCTGTTTATTTCtgctttaagaaaaaaaagtttgtgca from Vigna radiata var. radiata cultivar VC1973A unplaced genomic scaffold, Vradiata_ver6 scaffold_23, whole genome shotgun sequence harbors:
- the LOC106778504 gene encoding uncharacterized protein LOC106778504 translates to MEHKALWALKFLNFDPHETQSKRRSKLLEVEEMRLRAYDSSRSYKEKLKPKWSGPFVIKHVYPNGAVELENPNDDGQQQSWVVNSQRLKHYLGGEVKQFSMVMMFVDP